In Oryctolagus cuniculus chromosome X, mOryCun1.1, whole genome shotgun sequence, a single window of DNA contains:
- the RAB9B gene encoding ras-related protein Rab-9B has protein sequence MSGKSLLLKVILLGDGGVGKSSLMNRYVTNKFDSQAFHTIGVEFLNRDLEVDGRFVTLQIWDTAGQERFKSLRTPFYRGADCCLLTFSVDDRQSFENLGNWQKEFIYYADVKDPEHFPFVVLGNKVDKEDRQVTTEEAQAWCMENGDYPYLETSAKDDTNVTVAFEEAVRQVLAVEEQLEHCMLGHTIDLNSGSKAGSSCC, from the coding sequence ATGAGTGGGAAATCCCTGCTCTTAAAGGTCATTCTCCTGGGTGATGGTGGAGTTGGGAAAAGTTCACTTATGAACCGTTATGTAACCAATAAATTTGACTCCCAGGCTTTTCACACCATAGGGGTAGAGTTCTTAAACCGAGATCTAGAGGTAGATGGACGCTTTGTAACCCTCCAGATCTGGGACACTGCGGGGCAGGAACGTTTCAAGAGTCTTAGGACACCCTTCTACAGGGGAGCAGACTGCTGCCTCTTGACCTTCAGTGTGGATGACCGGCAGAGCTTCGAGAACCTCGGAAACTGGCAGAAAGAATTCATCTACTATGCAGATGTGAAGGACCCTGAGCACTTTCCCTTTGTAGTTCTGGGTAACAAAGTAGACAAAGAGGATAGGCAAGTGACTACTGAGGAGGCACAAGCTTGGTGTATGGAGAACGGGGATTACCCTTATCTAGAAACGAGTGCCAAAGATGATACTAATGTGACAGTGGCCTTTGAAGAAGCAGTCAGGCAGGTGTTGGCTGTAGAGGAACAGCTGGAGCATTGCATGTTAGGTCACACCATTGATTTGAACAGTGGCTCCAAAGCAGGATCTTCATGCTGTTAA